A single genomic interval of Camelina sativa cultivar DH55 chromosome 11, Cs, whole genome shotgun sequence harbors:
- the LOC104722294 gene encoding peptidyl-prolyl cis-trans isomerase FKBP16-1, chloroplastic-like isoform X2, with protein MAMEIAHRFINSSSMSLRVGKSRIRSGVCGTARVGLSSVSAVHIPRRRMFMQLAGFGSVLTLLDSPPGLAAPLPDMKDPQVIRTLKLPSGVRFQEIIEGEGPEAREGDLVELNYVCRRANGYFVHSTVDQFSGESSPVKLILDGNDVIEGLKEVLVGMKAGGKRRALIPPSVGYINETLKPIPEEFGPRRSLLSHANEPLVFEIQLLKVL; from the exons ATGGCTATGGAGATTGCTCATCGTTTCATTAATTCATCATCTATGTCCTTAAG AGTGGGAAAATCTAGGATTAGGAGCGGCGTTTGTGGGACGGCTCGTGTTGGATTATCTTCGGTTTCGGCCGTTCATATACCAAGAAGGAGGATGTTTATGCAGCTCGCTGGGTTTGGTTCCGTCTTGACGCTTCTGGATTCTCCTCCTGGTTTAGCTGCGCCTCTTCCTGATATGAaggaccctcaagtcatcag GACGTTAAAGCTCCCAAGTGGCGTCAGGTTTCAAG AGATTATTGAAGGGGAAGGACCAGAGGCTCGTGAAGGTGACCTGGTCGAACTAAACTATGTATGTCGGCGTGCAAATGGATATTTCGTTCATAG CACTGTGGACCAATTCAGTGGTGAAAGCTCTCCTGTCAAACTTATACTTGATGGAAACGAT GTAATTGAGGGATTAAAGGAAGTCCTGGTGGGCATGAAAGCCGGAg GGAAGCGTAGAGCATTGATACCTCCATCAGTAGGATACATAAACGAGACATTGAAGCCAATCCCCGAGGAG TTTGGACCACGGCGCAGTCTTCTATCGCACGCAAACGAGCCATTGGTCTTTGAGATCCAGCTCTTGAAagtattatga
- the LOC104722294 gene encoding peptidyl-prolyl cis-trans isomerase FKBP16-1, chloroplastic-like isoform X1 — translation MAMEIAHRFINSSSMSLSRVGKSRIRSGVCGTARVGLSSVSAVHIPRRRMFMQLAGFGSVLTLLDSPPGLAAPLPDMKDPQVIRTLKLPSGVRFQEIIEGEGPEAREGDLVELNYVCRRANGYFVHSTVDQFSGESSPVKLILDGNDVIEGLKEVLVGMKAGGKRRALIPPSVGYINETLKPIPEEFGPRRSLLSHANEPLVFEIQLLKVL, via the exons ATGGCTATGGAGATTGCTCATCGTTTCATTAATTCATCATCTATGTCCTTAAG tagAGTGGGAAAATCTAGGATTAGGAGCGGCGTTTGTGGGACGGCTCGTGTTGGATTATCTTCGGTTTCGGCCGTTCATATACCAAGAAGGAGGATGTTTATGCAGCTCGCTGGGTTTGGTTCCGTCTTGACGCTTCTGGATTCTCCTCCTGGTTTAGCTGCGCCTCTTCCTGATATGAaggaccctcaagtcatcag GACGTTAAAGCTCCCAAGTGGCGTCAGGTTTCAAG AGATTATTGAAGGGGAAGGACCAGAGGCTCGTGAAGGTGACCTGGTCGAACTAAACTATGTATGTCGGCGTGCAAATGGATATTTCGTTCATAG CACTGTGGACCAATTCAGTGGTGAAAGCTCTCCTGTCAAACTTATACTTGATGGAAACGAT GTAATTGAGGGATTAAAGGAAGTCCTGGTGGGCATGAAAGCCGGAg GGAAGCGTAGAGCATTGATACCTCCATCAGTAGGATACATAAACGAGACATTGAAGCCAATCCCCGAGGAG TTTGGACCACGGCGCAGTCTTCTATCGCACGCAAACGAGCCATTGGTCTTTGAGATCCAGCTCTTGAAagtattatga
- the LOC104727732 gene encoding uncharacterized protein LOC104727732 — MSQGWFSMGGSSSGDQKQGQQQSGSSLLADWNSYAASREFEESGGSFGFDIESAVRSANDTVSGTFSVVSKGVRDIPGSLQSATSSMPSGKALMYFGLFLASGVFFIFIAFTMFLPVMVLMPQKFAICFTIGCGFIIGSFFALRGPQNQLAHMSSMEVCYTIMY, encoded by the exons ATGTCACAAGGATGGTTTTCGATGGGAGGAAGTAGCAGCGGAGATCAGAAGCAGGGGCAGCAGCAATCGGGTTCGTCTCTGCTCGCTGATTGGAATTCTTACGCTGCCTCGAGAGAATTCGAGGAAAGTGGCGGAAGCTTCGGCTTTGATATCGAATCCGCCGTTAGATCTGCCAATGACACTGTTTCGGGCACCTTCAGTGT GGTTTCAAAGGGAGTTAGAGATATTCCGGGGAGCTTGCAGTCAGCAACCAGCAGTATGCCGTCAGGAAAAGCACTCATGTATTTCGGTTTATTTCTCGCAAGTGGTGTATTCTTCATATTCATTGCCTTCACAATGTTTCTTCCAGTCATGGTGCTTATGCCACAGAAATTTGCCATTTGTTTCACCATTGGATGTGGATTCATCATTGGATCGTTCTTCGCACTTCGTGGCCCACAAAATCAGCTTGCACACATGTCATCGATGGAGGTATGCTACACTATTATGTATTGA